The window GGGTGCGGGTCTCCTTGAGTGAGCGGATGTTGAACGGTTATGCGGCGATGTCGAGTTGCTCTTGGTAGAGCCCGGCGTGGGTGCGCTTGTACTCGCGGTGCACGTGGAAGGGCCAGTACTCCTCGAAGTCGCCGTTGGCGATGACGGCACGCAGCAGCAGGACCGCTTCGCCGCCGGGAAGGCTCCACCCCCCGGTCACATCCAGGCGGTCTTTCTACATGTCCGCCCTGACCAGCGTCCGCTACGACCTCAATTCCCGAACCATCTACGACCGCAAACGAGCCGAGGGAAGACACCGCACCCAGGCTGTGATCGCTCTCGCTCGCCGTCGCGTCAACGTCCTGTGGGCCCTCATTCGTGATCGGCGTCTCTGCGAGGTCATGCCACCGCCTGTCAGAGCCGCACCATGATCATTGGCCGGTGCTGTGCAGAGCTGGGAGAGCCCGTGTCATCCTGTGGCAGTGCTTTTGAGTGATCACGCAAACAGTGTCGAGCTCCGCCCGCTGCGCTATCAGTTCCCCCTGGTCGGAGGCTGCTCATATGACGACAACTGGCTGGTCATCAGTGGCGCATTGACGACCGCCGAGGGCAGCTGGTCCTTTTCCGATCCGTGCCTGCTGGTCGATGAAGCGCGTGAGGTGGCCGCATGGCTGCGGGCGGTGGCAGCGGGCACGGTGACTGTGACCGAACCTGATGCCGAAGGCGAGTTGTCCCCGGACACGTGGTTCGTCGAACCGGTCCTTGCCTTTAGCCTCGCCAACCGAAGCGAGGGTGGGGCAGTGCTTCGCGTTCACCTGTCTTTGGAGGCGGCTCCCCCATGGCAGCAGGGTGACGACGGAACGGACATCTACCAATACGTCGTGGAGGTGCGGCTGGATACGGTTGCGCTCCTACACTCGGCTGACCAGTGGGATCTTGCTCTGGCTTCTTTCCCGACGCGCTGATCGACGTGAGTCCTACCTGGACGCGGCGCAAAGGGAGCTCAGACCAGGCTCCAGGGCTTGACTTCTCCATTGGGAAGCCACTCTGGCGCTCAGTTTTTGCGCGGAGGTGAGCCGAAGCGCAACAGGTGTCACAAAGGCAGGCTTGTTGTCACCAGATCCTCGGCGTCCGGTGCTTGTACCCGCTGTTTCACCCGTTCGTCAACTGCGTCGACGGTGGATATGACCCGGCTATTTCGGCGTGGTGATCAGCGAGGACGCAGGCGGAGGCAGACTCGCTGAAGTACCGGTACGAGTAACGAGCCGACCTGCGAGTGAACACCAGCCCAGCCGAACCCCCCGGGCCAGCACGCCTCAAGATCAATCGCGGGGCAGCCCGTCAGCGCTGTACGGGGGCCTGTGCGGCTTGGGCGAAGTGCATGACGACCGCCTTCGAGCCGGCGGCGACTTCGTCGATGAGTTCGTAGCCGCGGGGATCTTCCGGGTGGTTGCGGACCCAGTCATTGGCGTAGCTGATGATCTGGTTGATGTCGCTGGGGCGCAGGAAGATGGCGTCGCCGGTAAGGAGCCGCTCGGGGGCCTTGTGCTGCCACAGCCGGTAGTA is drawn from Streptomyces sp. NBC_01717 and contains these coding sequences:
- a CDS encoding WapI family immunity protein — encoded protein: MLLSDHANSVELRPLRYQFPLVGGCSYDDNWLVISGALTTAEGSWSFSDPCLLVDEAREVAAWLRAVAAGTVTVTEPDAEGELSPDTWFVEPVLAFSLANRSEGGAVLRVHLSLEAAPPWQQGDDGTDIYQYVVEVRLDTVALLHSADQWDLALASFPTR